The Streptomyces sp. NBC_00344 genome includes a window with the following:
- the hppD gene encoding 4-hydroxyphenylpyruvate dioxygenase codes for MTETTQHTPHTAREADPFPVKGMDAVVFAVGNAKQAAHYYATAFGMKLVAYSGPENGSRETASYVLTNGSARFVFTSVIKAATDHGRFLAAHVAEHGDGVVDLAIEVPDARAAYAYATAHGATGLQEPYELKDDHGTVVLAAISTYGSTRHTLVERTGYDGPYLPGFGAADPIVEPPARRTFQAIDHCVGNVELGRMNEWVAFYNNVMGFTNMKEFVGDDIATEYSALMSKVVADGTLKVKFPINEPAVAKKKSQIDEYLEFYGGAGVQHIALATNDIVASVRAMRAAGVQFLDTPDSYYDTLGEWAGETRVPVETLRQEKILVDRDEDGYLLQIFTKPVQDRPTVFFEMIERHGSMGFGKGNFKALFEAIEREQERRGNL; via the coding sequence ATGACTGAGACCACCCAGCACACCCCCCACACCGCGCGCGAGGCAGACCCCTTCCCGGTGAAGGGAATGGACGCTGTCGTCTTCGCCGTGGGCAACGCCAAGCAGGCGGCGCACTACTACGCGACCGCCTTCGGCATGAAGCTCGTCGCCTACTCCGGACCGGAGAACGGCAGCCGCGAGACCGCCAGTTACGTTCTGACGAACGGCTCCGCCCGCTTCGTGTTCACCTCCGTCATCAAGGCCGCAACCGACCACGGCCGCTTCCTCGCCGCCCATGTGGCCGAACACGGCGACGGCGTCGTCGATCTCGCCATCGAGGTCCCCGACGCGCGGGCCGCCTACGCGTACGCCACCGCGCACGGCGCGACCGGCCTGCAGGAGCCCTACGAGCTCAAGGACGACCACGGCACGGTGGTGCTGGCCGCCATCTCCACCTACGGCTCCACCCGCCACACCCTCGTCGAGCGCACCGGCTACGACGGCCCGTACCTCCCCGGCTTCGGCGCCGCCGACCCGATCGTCGAGCCGCCCGCCCGGCGCACCTTCCAGGCCATCGACCACTGCGTGGGCAATGTCGAGCTCGGCCGGATGAACGAGTGGGTCGCCTTCTACAACAACGTCATGGGCTTCACCAACATGAAGGAGTTCGTGGGCGACGACATCGCGACCGAGTACTCCGCCCTGATGTCGAAAGTCGTCGCCGACGGCACCCTGAAGGTCAAGTTCCCGATCAACGAGCCCGCGGTGGCCAAGAAGAAGTCCCAGATCGACGAATACCTGGAGTTCTACGGCGGCGCCGGTGTCCAGCACATCGCCCTCGCCACGAACGACATCGTCGCCTCGGTACGGGCGATGCGCGCCGCTGGTGTCCAGTTCCTGGACACCCCCGACTCGTACTACGACACTCTGGGCGAGTGGGCGGGTGAGACCAGGGTCCCCGTCGAGACACTCCGCCAGGAGAAGATCCTCGTCGACCGCGACGAGGACGGCTATCTGCTGCAGATCTTCACCAAGCCGGTGCAGGACCGGCCGACCGTCTTCTTCGAGATGATCGAACGGCACGGCTCGATGGGCTTCGGCAAGGGGAACTTCAAGGCCCTGTTCGAGGCGATCGAGCGGGAGCAGGAGCGACGCGGCAACCTGTGA
- a CDS encoding MFS transporter — MSEPGGRIPLAAVLTANTISTAGSSLTLIGVPWFVLETTGSAGRAGAVAFCATLPIIVSALIGGPVIDRLGRRRVSVASDLVCGAAVAAIPLLHFADTLAFWMLCALMAVCGLVQTPGSTARYVLVPDLAEQAGTTLARAASLFDAVSRGARMAGAALAGVLISVMGAEAVLLVDAVTFGVSALLISAGLRGLLAAAPMKAATPVSPASYRAELREGYAHLLRDRLLLAVTVMVMATNGIDQGWGSVLLPLHTRQELGGAADLGLLAALFGAGGLLGALLYGVVGHRFPRRAVFTAAFLLCGAPRFVVAGLTSSTLPLAVTMALGGLAGGMLNPILTTVTYERVPQELRSRVSGVLTAGCELAMPIGGLGAGLLASAAGASGALLIVGALYFLTTLSPLLFPAWRTMDESPGLLSSSEPGHPSSAHGASRPRPSTS; from the coding sequence ATGAGCGAGCCGGGGGGCCGCATACCACTCGCCGCCGTACTGACGGCCAACACCATCTCCACCGCGGGCAGTTCACTGACCCTGATCGGCGTTCCGTGGTTCGTGCTGGAGACCACCGGAAGCGCCGGCCGGGCCGGGGCGGTCGCCTTCTGCGCCACCCTGCCGATCATCGTCTCCGCACTGATCGGCGGCCCGGTCATCGACCGGCTCGGACGACGGCGGGTCAGCGTCGCGTCGGACCTGGTCTGCGGCGCCGCGGTCGCCGCGATTCCGCTCCTGCACTTCGCGGACACGCTCGCGTTCTGGATGCTGTGCGCACTGATGGCGGTCTGCGGACTCGTCCAGACACCGGGCTCGACCGCCCGCTATGTGCTCGTCCCCGACCTCGCCGAGCAGGCGGGCACTACCCTCGCCCGTGCGGCGAGCCTCTTCGACGCGGTGTCCCGGGGCGCCAGAATGGCCGGGGCGGCGCTGGCCGGGGTGCTGATCTCGGTGATGGGCGCGGAAGCCGTGCTCCTCGTCGACGCGGTGACCTTCGGGGTATCGGCCCTGCTGATATCGGCGGGCCTGCGCGGGCTGCTGGCGGCGGCGCCGATGAAGGCCGCCACCCCGGTCTCACCGGCCTCGTACCGGGCCGAACTCCGTGAGGGCTACGCGCACTTGCTGCGCGACCGGCTCCTGCTCGCCGTCACCGTCATGGTGATGGCCACCAACGGGATCGATCAGGGCTGGGGCTCGGTGCTGCTGCCGCTGCACACCCGGCAGGAACTCGGCGGCGCCGCCGACCTCGGGCTGCTCGCCGCGCTCTTCGGCGCGGGCGGGCTGCTGGGCGCACTGCTGTACGGCGTGGTGGGACACCGCTTCCCGCGGCGGGCGGTGTTCACCGCGGCGTTCCTGCTCTGCGGGGCGCCACGTTTCGTGGTGGCGGGCCTGACGTCGAGCACCCTGCCGCTCGCGGTGACGATGGCGCTGGGCGGTCTGGCCGGCGGGATGCTCAACCCGATCCTGACGACCGTCACCTATGAGCGGGTGCCACAGGAGCTGCGCAGCCGGGTCTCCGGAGTGCTCACCGCGGGCTGCGAACTCGCGATGCCGATCGGCGGGCTGGGAGCGGGGCTGCTGGCCTCAGCGGCCGGGGCTTCGGGTGCGCTGCTGATCGTCGGCGCGCTCTACTTCCTGACGACGCTCAGCCCACTGCTCTTCCCCGCCTGGCGGACGATGGACGAATCGCCCGGCCTCCTCAGCAGCTCGGAACCGGGCCACCCGTCTTCAGCGCACGGAGCGTCGCGACCGCGCCCTTCAACGTCGTGA
- a CDS encoding DUF4232 domain-containing protein has translation MRVKKISALALVVAAAGLSLTACGSGDGSSTSASASASTAASGSTGGQGSTSGSSSSGSSTGSSNSSSNSSSANSGKGSELSAKTQSAASGSMCRTDDLDMTASSAMAENEIVVNMKNTGSSTCSMHGFPGVQLVGPDGLGDTGPDAARTEGSASTVTIGAGEETRFLLHYIPDTSGSGKKYTRLSVTPPNEKISEIVNLNNLAITVSASSGHAPDVYVDPVGYHVGSGK, from the coding sequence ATGCGCGTCAAGAAGATCTCCGCCCTCGCCCTCGTCGTCGCCGCTGCCGGCCTCTCGCTGACCGCGTGCGGCAGCGGCGACGGATCGAGCACTTCCGCCAGCGCCAGCGCGTCCACCGCGGCGAGCGGCTCCACCGGCGGCCAGGGCTCGACCTCGGGTTCCTCCTCGTCCGGCTCCTCCACCGGCTCGTCCAACAGCTCCTCCAACAGCTCCTCCGCCAACTCCGGCAAGGGCAGCGAGCTCTCCGCCAAGACCCAGTCCGCGGCGTCGGGCTCCATGTGCAGGACCGACGATCTCGACATGACCGCATCCTCCGCGATGGCCGAGAACGAGATAGTCGTCAACATGAAGAACACCGGTTCCAGCACGTGCAGCATGCACGGCTTCCCGGGCGTCCAGCTCGTGGGCCCCGATGGGCTGGGCGACACCGGGCCCGACGCCGCCCGCACCGAGGGCTCGGCCTCCACCGTCACCATCGGGGCCGGCGAGGAGACCCGCTTCCTGCTGCACTACATCCCGGACACCAGCGGCTCCGGCAAGAAGTACACCCGGCTCTCCGTCACTCCGCCCAACGAGAAGATCTCGGAGATCGTGAATCTCAACAATCTGGCCATCACTGTGTCCGCATCCAGCGGCCACGCTCCGGACGTCTACGTCGACCCCGTCGGTTACCACGTCGGCTCCGGTAAGTGA
- a CDS encoding MFS transporter has product MSALEPRDTDVASFTTSDVPPDVTAAVSAAITGGSGEAGRPAGILGSTHRALSIGIVTVVLLIAFEATAVGTAMPVAARELHGVPLYALAFSAFFTTSLFAMVLSGQWADRSGPLGPLAAGIAGFGAGLLVAGTASTMWLFILGRAVQGLGGGLVIVALYVVVSRAYPERLRPSIMAAFAASWVVPSVVGPLAAGAVTEHLGWRWVFIGVPVLVVPPLALALPAIRRMASGPADPSVPAPEFDRRRIRLALGISVGAGLLQYAGQYLRWLSLVPAVAGAALLVPAVLGLLPRGTCRAARGLPSVVLLRGISAGSFIAAESFVPLMLVTQRGLSPTLAGLSLAAGGGTWALGSYVQSRPRLEPYRQQLMVFAMILVAAAIATAPSVLIPSVPVWTVAVAWAFGCYGMGTVIASTSVLLLKLSAPGEAGLNSAALQISDGLSNVLLLAVGGAAFAALGGGAVGALRHGVAGSHPAAFAAVFLPMAGVALVGAWVATRLRAAPQG; this is encoded by the coding sequence ATGAGCGCCCTGGAACCCCGCGACACCGACGTCGCTTCTTTCACTACCTCCGACGTCCCTCCCGACGTCACCGCCGCGGTCTCCGCCGCGATCACCGGGGGGAGCGGGGAAGCGGGCCGGCCCGCCGGGATACTGGGCAGTACCCACCGGGCGCTCAGCATCGGCATCGTGACCGTTGTGCTGCTCATCGCCTTCGAGGCGACCGCGGTCGGCACCGCGATGCCCGTCGCGGCGCGCGAACTGCACGGCGTCCCGCTCTATGCCCTCGCCTTCTCCGCGTTCTTCACGACCTCGCTCTTCGCCATGGTCCTGTCCGGTCAGTGGGCCGACCGGAGCGGGCCGCTGGGGCCGCTCGCCGCGGGCATAGCCGGCTTCGGGGCCGGACTGCTGGTGGCCGGCACGGCGTCCACGATGTGGCTCTTCATCCTGGGCCGGGCCGTTCAGGGGCTGGGCGGCGGACTGGTCATCGTCGCGCTGTACGTCGTGGTCAGCCGCGCCTACCCGGAGCGTCTGCGGCCTTCGATCATGGCGGCCTTCGCCGCGAGCTGGGTGGTCCCCTCGGTCGTCGGGCCGCTCGCGGCCGGTGCCGTCACCGAGCATCTCGGCTGGCGCTGGGTGTTCATCGGCGTCCCGGTCCTGGTGGTGCCGCCGCTCGCTCTCGCGCTCCCGGCGATCCGCCGGATGGCATCGGGGCCCGCCGATCCCTCGGTGCCCGCGCCGGAATTCGACCGGCGCCGGATCCGGCTGGCGCTCGGGATCTCGGTGGGGGCCGGGCTGCTCCAGTACGCGGGCCAGTACCTGCGGTGGCTCTCCCTCGTCCCCGCGGTGGCCGGGGCGGCGCTGCTGGTCCCCGCCGTGCTCGGGCTGCTGCCGCGCGGCACCTGCCGGGCGGCGCGCGGGCTCCCCTCGGTGGTGCTGCTGCGGGGCATTTCGGCCGGGTCGTTCATCGCCGCCGAGAGTTTCGTACCGCTGATGCTGGTCACCCAGCGGGGGCTTTCGCCGACGCTGGCCGGCCTCTCGCTGGCCGCCGGCGGCGGGACCTGGGCACTGGGCTCGTACGTCCAGTCCCGGCCGCGGCTCGAGCCGTACCGGCAGCAGCTGATGGTCTTCGCCATGATCCTGGTGGCCGCGGCCATCGCGACGGCGCCGAGCGTGCTGATCCCATCCGTGCCGGTCTGGACGGTCGCCGTCGCCTGGGCGTTCGGCTGTTACGGCATGGGCACGGTGATCGCGTCCACCAGCGTGCTGCTGCTGAAGCTGTCCGCGCCGGGGGAGGCCGGCCTCAACTCGGCGGCGCTGCAGATCTCGGACGGCCTCTCGAACGTCCTGCTGCTCGCGGTGGGCGGCGCGGCGTTCGCGGCGCTGGGCGGCGGCGCGGTGGGCGCGCTGCGCCACGGGGTGGCGGGCTCGCACCCTGCGGCCTTCGCGGCGGTGTTCCTGCCGATGGCGGGGGTGGCGCTGGTGGGGGCGTGGGTGGCTACGCGGTTGCGGGCAGCGCCGCAGGGCTGA
- a CDS encoding FAD-binding oxidoreductase, which yields MNDLLERLRTGLPPEALITDPDITASYANDMASFCDAGVPAVVVLPRTVEQVQHVMRTATALRVPVVPQGARTGLSGAANATDGCIVLSMVKMDRILEISTVDRIAVVEPGVVNAVISRAVAEKGLYYPPDPSSWETCTIGGNIGTASGGLCCVKYGVTAEYVLGLEVVLADGRLLTTGRRTAKGVAGYDLTRLFVGSEGSLGIVVKAVLALKPVPPEQLVLAAEFSSAAAACDAICRIMEGGHTPSLLELMDRTTIHAVNRMANMGLPETTEALLLAAFDTPDPAADLARVGELCTAAGATEVVPAENAAESELLLQARRMSLTALETVKSATMIDDVCVPRSRLGAMIEGTAVIADKYGLTIGVCAHAGDGNTHPVVCFDQQDPDESRRARESFDEIMALGLELGGTITGEHGVGVLKKEWLARELGPVGLELQRGVKQAFDPLGLLNPGKLF from the coding sequence ATGAACGATCTGCTCGAACGGCTGCGCACCGGACTCCCGCCGGAAGCCCTGATCACCGACCCCGACATCACGGCCTCGTACGCCAACGACATGGCCAGCTTCTGCGACGCCGGCGTCCCCGCCGTGGTCGTCCTGCCCCGCACCGTCGAGCAGGTCCAGCACGTGATGCGGACCGCGACGGCCCTCCGTGTCCCGGTCGTGCCCCAGGGGGCCCGTACCGGACTGTCCGGCGCGGCCAACGCCACTGACGGCTGCATCGTGCTGTCGATGGTGAAGATGGACCGGATTCTGGAGATCAGCACGGTCGACCGGATCGCGGTCGTCGAACCGGGTGTCGTCAACGCGGTGATCTCGCGGGCCGTCGCCGAAAAGGGCCTGTACTACCCGCCGGACCCGTCCAGCTGGGAGACGTGCACCATCGGCGGCAACATCGGCACGGCGTCCGGCGGTCTGTGCTGCGTGAAATACGGCGTGACCGCCGAGTACGTCCTCGGCCTGGAGGTCGTACTGGCCGACGGCCGGCTGCTCACCACGGGCCGGCGCACCGCGAAGGGTGTCGCGGGATACGACCTGACGCGGCTCTTCGTCGGCTCGGAAGGCAGTCTCGGCATCGTCGTGAAGGCGGTGCTCGCCCTCAAGCCGGTCCCGCCCGAGCAGCTCGTGCTGGCTGCCGAGTTCTCGTCGGCGGCCGCCGCCTGCGACGCGATCTGCCGGATCATGGAGGGCGGCCACACCCCGTCACTCCTCGAACTCATGGACCGTACGACCATTCACGCGGTGAACCGGATGGCGAACATGGGCCTCCCGGAGACCACTGAGGCCCTGCTGCTCGCCGCGTTCGACACCCCGGACCCGGCAGCCGACCTGGCGCGGGTCGGCGAGCTCTGTACGGCAGCGGGCGCCACCGAGGTGGTGCCCGCGGAGAACGCGGCCGAGTCCGAACTCCTCCTGCAGGCCCGGCGGATGTCGCTCACCGCGCTGGAGACCGTCAAGTCGGCCACCATGATCGACGATGTCTGTGTGCCGCGCTCCCGGCTCGGCGCGATGATCGAGGGCACAGCGGTCATCGCGGACAAGTACGGCCTGACCATCGGTGTCTGCGCACATGCCGGCGACGGCAACACCCACCCCGTGGTCTGCTTCGACCAGCAGGACCCGGACGAGTCGCGCAGGGCCCGGGAGTCCTTCGACGAGATCATGGCGCTCGGCCTGGAACTGGGCGGGACCATCACCGGCGAACACGGCGTCGGCGTTCTCAAGAAGGAGTGGCTGGCGCGCGAACTAGGCCCGGTCGGGCTGGAGTTGCAACGAGGCGTCAAGCAGGCCTTCGACCCCCTGGGCCTGCTCAACCCCGGCAAGCTCTTCTGA
- a CDS encoding Lrp/AsnC family transcriptional regulator, giving the protein MGIDELDGRLILLLAREPRIGVLEASRRLGVARGTAQARLDRLQSHGVIRGFGPDVDPAALGYPVTAFATLEIKQGQGADVRAHLSSVPEVLELHTTTGHGDMLCRLVARSNADLQRVIDLVVVFDGIVRASTAIVMENPVPLRIIPLVEQASKGRSPGE; this is encoded by the coding sequence ATGGGGATTGACGAACTGGACGGGCGGCTCATCCTGCTGCTGGCCCGCGAGCCGCGGATCGGGGTGCTGGAGGCGTCCCGGCGGCTCGGTGTGGCGCGCGGAACCGCTCAGGCGAGGCTGGACCGGCTCCAGTCGCACGGCGTGATCCGCGGCTTCGGACCCGACGTCGACCCGGCCGCCCTGGGCTATCCGGTGACCGCCTTCGCCACGCTGGAGATCAAGCAGGGCCAAGGTGCCGACGTGCGGGCGCACTTGAGCTCGGTTCCCGAGGTTCTGGAACTGCACACCACCACCGGGCACGGCGACATGCTGTGCCGTCTGGTGGCCAGGTCGAACGCCGACCTTCAGCGGGTGATCGACCTGGTTGTGGTTTTCGATGGCATTGTCCGCGCTTCCACGGCGATCGTCATGGAGAACCCGGTCCCCCTGCGGATCATTCCGCTGGTGGAACAGGCGAGCAAAGGAAGGAGCCCCGGCGAATGA
- a CDS encoding ArsR/SmtB family transcription factor → MTGPEDSPAPSPAPSPAREYRTLDARSLRGLAHPLRMRLLSSLRQNGPATASQLGARLGESSGATSYHLRQLADHGFIEDAPEFGKGRERWWKAAVWGTTFDDRLYDDPDPAVRGAADLFIHEVATMHSQELSTWIGTSRDWGLDWIRSSDMSDFTLRLTPAQTHELIHRVHALIESYTEQDPGDDAGAAQVRMHLHAFPRTTD, encoded by the coding sequence ATGACCGGCCCCGAAGACTCCCCCGCACCCTCCCCCGCACCCTCACCGGCGCGCGAATACCGCACCCTCGACGCACGCAGCCTGCGCGGCCTCGCCCATCCCCTGCGGATGCGACTGCTGAGCTCGCTGCGCCAGAACGGGCCGGCCACCGCCTCCCAGCTCGGGGCCCGCCTCGGCGAGTCCAGCGGTGCCACCAGCTACCACCTGCGCCAGCTCGCCGACCACGGATTCATCGAGGACGCACCGGAGTTCGGCAAGGGACGCGAGCGCTGGTGGAAGGCCGCCGTGTGGGGCACCACCTTCGACGACCGGCTGTACGACGATCCCGATCCGGCCGTGCGCGGCGCGGCTGACCTCTTCATCCACGAGGTCGCGACGATGCACTCCCAGGAGCTGTCGACCTGGATCGGCACCTCCCGCGACTGGGGGCTGGACTGGATCAGGAGCTCGGACATGAGCGACTTCACGCTGCGCCTGACCCCCGCGCAGACCCATGAACTGATCCACCGGGTGCACGCGCTCATCGAGAGCTACACCGAGCAGGACCCCGGCGACGACGCCGGAGCCGCCCAGGTCCGTATGCACCTGCACGCCTTCCCGCGCACAACCGACTGA
- a CDS encoding IclR family transcriptional regulator: MTAETSQTLDRGLRVLKLLADTDHGLTVTELSTKLGVNRTVVYRLLATLEQHALVRRDLGGRARVGLGVLRLGRQVHPLVREAALPALRSLAEDIGATAHLTLVDGSDALAVAVVEPTWTDYHVAYRAGFRHPLDRGAAGRAILASRQGQLEGPGYTLTHGELEAGASGAAAPLIGVTGLEGSVGVVMLADSVPERVGARVLDAAREVADALR, encoded by the coding sequence GTGACCGCCGAGACTTCTCAGACGCTCGACCGGGGACTGCGCGTCCTCAAGCTGCTTGCCGACACCGACCACGGGCTGACCGTCACCGAGTTGTCCACCAAACTCGGCGTCAACCGCACGGTGGTCTACCGGTTGCTGGCCACCCTGGAACAGCATGCGCTGGTCCGCCGCGACCTGGGAGGCCGGGCCCGGGTCGGGCTCGGAGTGCTGCGCCTGGGCCGTCAGGTCCATCCGCTGGTGCGGGAGGCGGCGCTGCCCGCCCTGCGGTCGCTGGCCGAGGACATCGGGGCCACCGCGCACCTCACCCTGGTCGACGGTTCGGACGCGCTGGCCGTCGCTGTGGTCGAGCCGACCTGGACGGACTACCACGTGGCGTACCGCGCGGGTTTTCGTCATCCGCTGGACCGGGGCGCGGCAGGGCGGGCGATCCTGGCCTCGCGGCAGGGGCAGCTCGAAGGGCCCGGCTACACACTGACGCACGGCGAACTCGAGGCCGGCGCGAGCGGTGCCGCCGCCCCGCTGATAGGGGTGACGGGACTCGAGGGGAGCGTGGGTGTGGTGATGCTCGCCGACTCCGTGCCGGAGCGGGTGGGCGCGCGGGTGCTCGACGCCGCGCGCGAGGTGGCGGACGCACTGCGGTAG
- a CDS encoding S16 family serine protease: MLIRHPRPRALTACTVLVLALLGTAAFAPLPFAVAQPGLTADVLGKDRGKPVITITGEPVRATKGQLRMVTIEATGPSTDVRLGQVVDGWFRTDRAVMPRGAVYPSGGSDAQIERHNLDEMRGSQDSATEAALGYLGDRADKAKVTLYLSDVGGPSAGLLFSLGIVDKLDGDGAGGDLTGGRTIAGTGTISADGKVGAVGGVPLKTQSAARDGATVFLVPKAECSDATSELPRGLRLIPVTTLKGAVATLRALKTGGPVPSC, encoded by the coding sequence GTGCTCATCCGTCACCCGCGCCCCCGCGCCCTCACCGCCTGCACCGTTCTCGTACTCGCCCTGCTCGGGACCGCGGCCTTCGCGCCGCTGCCGTTCGCGGTGGCACAGCCCGGCCTGACCGCCGACGTCCTGGGCAAGGACCGGGGCAAGCCGGTGATCACCATCACCGGGGAGCCGGTCCGGGCCACCAAGGGACAGCTGCGGATGGTGACCATCGAGGCGACCGGTCCCTCCACCGATGTGCGTCTGGGGCAGGTGGTCGACGGATGGTTCCGTACGGACCGGGCGGTGATGCCGCGCGGGGCGGTGTATCCGTCGGGCGGCAGCGACGCGCAGATCGAGCGGCACAACCTGGACGAGATGAGGGGCTCCCAGGACAGCGCAACCGAGGCAGCTCTCGGCTACCTCGGTGACCGGGCGGACAAGGCGAAGGTGACCCTGTATCTCTCCGACGTCGGCGGGCCCAGCGCGGGACTTCTCTTCTCTCTCGGCATCGTCGACAAGCTGGACGGCGACGGCGCGGGCGGCGACCTCACCGGCGGCCGGACCATCGCCGGAACCGGCACCATCAGCGCGGACGGGAAGGTCGGCGCGGTCGGCGGAGTGCCGCTGAAGACCCAGTCCGCCGCCCGGGACGGGGCGACCGTCTTCCTGGTGCCGAAGGCCGAGTGCTCGGATGCCACATCGGAGCTTCCGCGCGGGCTGCGGCTGATCCCGGTCACGACGTTGAAGGGCGCGGTCGCGACGCTCCGTGCGCTGAAGACGGGTGGCCCGGTTCCGAGCTGCTGA
- a CDS encoding DEAD/DEAH box helicase — MTTTASHHLSPAFPGRAPWGTASKLRAWQQGALDRYLEEQPRDFLAVATPGAGKTTFALTLASWLLHHHVVQQITVVAPTEHLKKQWAEAAARIGIKLDPDYSAGPLSKEYDGVAVTYAGVGVRPMLHRNRCEQRKTLVILDEIHHAGDSKSWGEACQEAFDPATRRLALTGTPFRSDTNPIPFVAYEEGNDGIRRSSADYTYGYGNALADGVVRPVIFLSYSGNMRWRTKAGDEIAARLGEPMTKDAIGQAWRTALAPTGEWIPNVLAAADKRLTEVRKGIPDAGGLVIASDQDTAREYAKILKKITGDRPAVVLSDEKAASKKIDQFAADDSRWMVAVRMVSEGVDVPRLAVGVYATTISTPLFFAQAVGRFVRSRRRGETASVFVPTIPMLLDFANEMELERDHVLDKPKKGSDEENPFAEEDQLLADAEKLEDEETEEQLPFEALESDAVFDRVLYDGAEFGMQAHPGSEEEQDYLGIPGLLEPDQVQLLLQKRQTRQIAHSRQKPAEEADLLEKAAEARPVVTHKQLLELRKQLNTMVSAYTHQSGKPHGVIHTELRRTCGGPPSAEATAGQLKERIAKVQEWATRMR, encoded by the coding sequence GTGACTACTACCGCCTCCCACCACCTCTCACCCGCCTTCCCCGGCCGCGCCCCCTGGGGCACCGCGAGCAAGCTGCGGGCCTGGCAGCAGGGCGCCCTGGACCGCTATCTCGAGGAGCAGCCCCGGGACTTCCTCGCCGTGGCGACGCCCGGCGCGGGGAAGACCACCTTCGCGCTGACCCTGGCCTCCTGGCTGCTGCACCACCATGTCGTGCAGCAGATCACCGTCGTGGCGCCGACCGAGCATCTGAAGAAGCAGTGGGCGGAAGCGGCGGCCCGGATAGGCATCAAGCTCGATCCGGACTACAGCGCGGGACCGCTGAGCAAGGAGTACGACGGGGTCGCGGTCACCTACGCGGGCGTCGGGGTACGCCCGATGCTTCACCGGAACCGCTGTGAGCAGCGCAAGACCCTGGTCATCCTGGACGAGATCCACCACGCCGGTGACAGCAAGTCCTGGGGCGAGGCATGCCAGGAGGCGTTCGACCCGGCGACCCGCAGGCTCGCCCTCACGGGTACGCCGTTCCGCTCGGACACCAACCCGATCCCGTTCGTCGCCTACGAGGAGGGCAACGACGGCATCCGCCGCTCGTCCGCCGACTACACCTACGGCTACGGCAACGCGCTGGCCGACGGAGTCGTCCGTCCCGTCATCTTCCTCAGCTACAGCGGCAACATGCGCTGGCGCACCAAGGCAGGCGACGAGATCGCCGCCCGGCTGGGCGAGCCGATGACCAAGGACGCGATCGGCCAGGCGTGGCGCACCGCGCTGGCCCCCACCGGTGAGTGGATCCCGAACGTCCTCGCCGCCGCTGACAAGCGCCTCACCGAGGTCCGCAAGGGCATCCCCGACGCGGGCGGCCTGGTCATCGCTTCCGACCAGGACACCGCACGCGAGTACGCCAAGATCCTCAAGAAGATCACCGGTGACCGGCCGGCCGTCGTACTCTCCGACGAGAAGGCCGCGTCGAAGAAGATCGACCAGTTCGCCGCCGACGATTCCCGCTGGATGGTCGCGGTCCGCATGGTCTCCGAGGGTGTCGATGTTCCCCGCCTGGCGGTCGGCGTGTATGCCACCACCATCTCGACGCCGCTCTTCTTCGCCCAGGCAGTGGGCCGGTTCGTACGTTCCCGCAGGCGCGGCGAGACCGCTTCGGTGTTCGTGCCGACCATCCCGATGCTCCTCGACTTCGCGAACGAGATGGAACTCGAACGCGACCACGTGCTCGACAAGCCCAAGAAGGGCAGTGACGAGGAGAATCCGTTCGCCGAGGAGGACCAGCTGCTCGCCGACGCGGAGAAGCTGGAGGACGAGGAAACCGAGGAGCAACTCCCCTTCGAGGCCCTCGAGTCCGACGCGGTCTTCGACCGGGTTCTCTACGACGGCGCCGAGTTCGGCATGCAGGCGCACCCGGGCAGCGAGGAGGAGCAGGACTACCTCGGCATCCCCGGCCTGCTGGAGCCCGACCAGGTCCAGCTGCTGCTGCAGAAGCGGCAGACCCGGCAGATCGCGCACAGCCGCCAGAAGCCGGCCGAGGAGGCCGACCTGCTGGAGAAGGCCGCCGAAGCGCGCCCGGTCGTCACCCACAAGCAGCTGCTCGAACTGCGCAAGCAGCTCAACACGATGGTCTCCGCCTACACCCACCAGAGCGGCAAACCGCACGGTGTGATCCACACCGAACTGCGCCGGACGTGCGGAGGTCCGCCGAGCGCGGAGGCCACCGCGGGCCAGCTGAAGGAACGGATCGCGAAGGTCCAGGAGTGGGCCACCCGGATGCGGTGA